Genomic window (Vigna radiata var. radiata cultivar VC1973A chromosome 1, Vradiata_ver6, whole genome shotgun sequence):
AAGCATGATGTTAAATCCACCTATCATATTTATCACGTGAGTCTaagagtttttaattttaattgagattttacttttgttaaatttaaaaaatttcatgtcATTGAATGAGCTTTTGCTACTAATTGATGATGTATTTTGATTAGtagtaaaaaaattttaacaagaGTGAATCAAGAATGTACTTGGTTAGTTAgctttttacttgatataacaggcaaaagaataaaaatgattacgcctagtaatatttaattgagaatgtactttggttaaatgTACTATAACTAATCTACAaagttctttcttttaattgagaatgtattttgatTAATAGTGAGAACaccaacaaattaattgagaatttatattgattaatttgaaaatcttagacaataattaattaattgaacaataatatttagataacatgatgaatcctattttgaaaaaaaaatagtgacatcaacctatttttcttatcattgtttttatctttttaaaactaatttctttctattttttttatttttctctttaatcttttattttcttttgttacttatattattttatttgactagtctcttttgtatagtttttataagaactaataTGTTAGaaatcatatctttatttgttgGGAGATGATTTAAGGTTAAATTGTTTGGCTACTATTTTAGTAATACTGAAGTTGTTATAGTTTAGTCGTATTAATTTGATCGCGTCAACTACAACATTATCAAATTTGGCACTGCTGTCGAGGAACACGATtagaatttttatcattttgattcttattttatttatttttgctttatcactaacattttccttttctctattttttttctttatcatttatttgactttattttctttagttattttagtttagtaattttttttagtttttttatcatatatgtatACTTCCACATATACGTGAAGATATGAGAGTATCAAATTTTACAaatctaactttttcttttatcttcttttttcaaatgtCTTGCggaggttatatatatatatatatatatatatatatatatatatatatatatatatatataatagtattaataataatatactaatttttatatagaaaatattaatcttatattttaattttttaaaactttttatttatcacataaattaaatcgtttacaaactttaataaatttgattctaAATTCAATCActctcattttcaaatttaaattcaatcactctcattttcaaattctttaaaatataccATACAAATTTTACCTTCAAATCTTTCCAAATTTATCCCATTACTCTTCCTCAAATTCATGTTTAAAAGCCTACAAAGCAATCTTCTGGCTCAGGACTCCATATTGTTTAcctataaaatattacattcaaCTAAAACAGGAGATAAATAGTGAATAAATCGTGAATTTGAATAGTAGATACAAGCATACCTTTTTCTCGTCACATTCTATACGACCGATCACATATACGGTCTGTCAATTTATTAAGGAATCTCAGATAAGTATTCCTCCAAGAACGCCAAAGCAGCATTGGCCCTACTAAGCTCCAAAATCCAGTGAAGTATCCGATCCCCATGCTCATGTATAATGCCTCATAGAAACAGCTATCTTCATCATCATTCATTGCTTCAGCTTTTGAAAGATTTACTATTGTTTGATCTCCATCTCCAGGACAACTTTTTCTCACTTGTTCACCACAAAGATCATTGTTTCCTTCAAAACTAGACCCATCAAAGGTTTCAAAGTGTCTTTCCCTTGGAATTCTTCCTGAAAGAGAGTTGTGTGACAAGTCTAGTTTGTCCAGACCATCAATTTTAGAAAGAGCAGAAGGAATTTTCCCACTGAAATGATTTCTTGATAAATCAAGGGAGTCTAGTGATCTTAAATTCCCAATCTCACAAGGAATTTCTCCTCTCAGATTATTTCTGGATAAATTAAGAGAAATTAGCCCAACCAAATATCCAATCTCCTTCGGTATTTCACCACTTAAATTATTACTTGAAATATCAATGCTCTTAAGCTTTAACTCTGGATTCTTGAATCCCTGTTCCACACCTTTCCACATCAAGCTTATGTTAAGGGTGTAATATTCGTCACCATTAACGCCATATATTTCATAATAGGTGATATTGATCGAATATATACGATGTAGAGTGTCACTTGTGTTGATGTTCTTTTCAGTCATTGCAGTCAAATTCTTTACGCATGATGGAATTCCTTTTGATAACATATTTCTCGAAAGATCCAAGAATTGAATGTGCTTCAAATAACAGAGTTGAATAGGAAGATCTCCAGAGAAATGATTCGATCGCATGTtcaatattatcaattgttgcaTACTTTCTCCTATCCATGATGGTATTGGGccataaaacatattttcagCCACATCCAACATAATTAAATTGCTGCAATTCTTCAAAGTGGAAGCTAATTCACCCGTCAGGTTATTGTTTCctaaaaccaagactttcaattTAACAAGGCTGCCCATGGACACAGGAATCTTCCCTAACAATTTATTATTGCTTAAATCAAGAAACACTAACTGATTTACAGATTTCCAACAGTGTGGGAGTTGTCCCTTCAATTGATTGTTTGATAAATCCAAAGTGGCCATTGCATATGTGCGTTGGTCACATGTGAATGAAAACAAATCTGAAAATTTATTGTCAGAAAGCCTTAGTTCTGAAGCTTGTAGTAAAAATTGCGGAATTTTGCcttcaaaattatttgaattcagAGATATGGACGGTCTTTCGAAAAGCTTCCATGATATATTATTAGGAATTTTACCACTGAGATTATTCTGAGACATATTCAAATATCTCACATTATGCAAGTTGTTCCAAAACCATTTTGGTACTGAACCATTAAGACTATTCTCAGAAATATCCAGATAAAATAAAGAGCGTTGAGTATGGAGCCAACTAGGAAAGCTAGGACCCAACTTGCAAGATCTTAGTcccaaatatattatttgaaaaagagGAACCCAGTTAGGGACTATTTTTAGAGATAGGGTGTTCTCTGACAAATATAAGTCCcttaatttggaaaattttgaaagatggGATTCGGTGACATCACCCTCCAAGCAATTTCCATCCAAGTACAAGCCCTCCAATTCAGATAGCAATCCAATGCTTTTAGGGAGCCTTCCTGTAATGTTGTTACCAGATAACCACAATCTCTGAAACACGTGTCTGTTGCACCATGAAGAATTTAGAAAGAAGCTAGAAATTTGCCCACTCAACTTATTGTTTGAGAGGTCTAAACTCTGCAATGTGCACATGTTCCCAAAGAAAGATGGAATCTCGCCTTGAATTTTGTTACTTGAGAGGTCAAGATCTTCAAGAGAGTTCATTACTTTCCCAAATCCATCTGGAATGGGACCTTCCAGCATGTTATGAAAAAGTTCAAGTGTACGAAGATTGGTAGTGGAATTGAAGAGCCAGTAAAATATGGATGATGATATCAACATATTTGAGGAGAGATCAAGCGaggcaagagaagaagaaaaattcgTAATTGAAATAGCTGACATGAGAAAACTATCATCCCTAAGACTACAATTTCGCAAATAAAGATTTTGAAGTTTTGAACTGAAGTTGAAGCTACCTTGAAAGACCGATGATGGCATCTTATTATGGGAAAGGTCAAGGATCACAAGAGAAGAAAAGGTTGAGTGGACTGGAGATGACAAAACAATGTTATTATCAGAAAGATAAAGCTCTTGAAGATTAAGGCAAAATTTAGACAATAATTGAAATGTTGAGGATGTCAGCATATTAGAAGAAAGATCGAGGATGGAAAGAGAAGTGGAAAAGTTGGAACGTGAATAAAACAAAGATTGAATATGGGTATCTGAAAGAAAACAGTAAACTAGGCTCAACTCTCTTAGCTTTGGACTATGAATCATTTGCAACCATTCAGGGTTATGTAAACCATTGATGGCAAGATGTGTCAGGGAACTCATATTAGACAACCACTTTGCATCCTTAGGTTTGACATCAAAACCACCACCAAGTGTAAGATTGTGCCAGAGAAAATAAGCCCCAAGTCGAAGAGTGTGCAAGAAAGGAAGATTCCCAAGTCTAAGAGTTTGCAAGAAAGGAAGATTCTCAACCTGGAAAGGGAGTGCTCCAGAAAAGGAATTTTCGCTAAGATCAAGATACCTCAACTGTGACAGATTTCCAAATTGGTAAGCGAGTTTCCCATCAAGAATATCATAACTGAGATCGAGATACGTTAAACTTGTAAAGCTTGCAAGTTGATAAGGGATATTTCCACGGAGAAAATAATTGAGACTTAAATCCAAAGACAATAAATGTGTAAGGTTTCCAAGTTGGGTAGGAATGTTACCACCAAAATCAGAATAGGAGAGATTGAGATATCTTAAATTAGTTAGTGAGCCCATGAGTTGTGGGATGTGACTCCCTACAAAACTATTGTAGCTGAGATccaaatgttgaatattttgcaATGGAAACAATGAAGTGATATATGAGTGCACCTCCCAAATGTTCTGTATTCGAACCCCGGAGACGAAGGATGGTAACATGAGCTGTTTGAGGATCGCATCGAATGCCTTTCCACTTGCAACAATCTCGACTGTTGTCATCATCTCTCCATGTTGACAGCATGTCACAGGCATCTATGAGGCCAAGTTTGAAGTTGAGGAGTGCTTGTCTCTCCCTGTCAATGCACTTTATTTCTGCGGTACTGTTGAATCCGAGAATGGATCCTGCAGCAGGTAAGAAGAGCAGCACAAGTACATAAAACACATTCAGAAAATAATTAGGCATTCTGTAGTTGTTGATGAggatataataatagtaaaacatGTTGTGAACTATTCATTACAATAGGATTTATATGGCTGATAGTCTCCTGCAATACGAACCCATACGCTacgttatatattttatttccttaacTACCCTTCGCTGGctttcaatttaaatttgtttttctttttctaacttttaaaaaatatcaagcatttttcttattttaaaattaaagattatttaaaaattaattatttaataactaaattttttatagttaatgttaaaaattaatttagacaataattcataaattaattctaattttctatttataataaatattatttttgatattaataattttgaatttgtaattaatatttaaattaaataatttttttctttaaaattaattatgatttaataattttcttataatgttTCACTGTCTCCGTCTTTCTTAGTTGTGGATATTTGTTTACGTTATGTTTGAACGTAATTGGTATAcgtcctttaaaaaaaaaataataatttgtttttttataagtttaaatttaatttatatacaaagtAAAAGTTAATAAGTGTACCAAgttattaccttttattttattttttattttaaaaacaactattttttattttatttttttattttaaaacataattatcttttaaaaaaatataataaaaggtaaTAACTACTAATACACGTGGCAGTAATAATCATGGATGATAAATAGCTATTAATACAAGAAATGCATCAATTCTATCAAATCATACATATTCATCTCAATTGTTCAACACAGAATCAAACTAAATTTTAGAGTATCAACAAAACATGGACAAATCACACAAGAAAAATAGGTATGGCACAGGATAGTTTATCCTTATCATTAGGCCCAAAACTCACATGGTTTAAATtcctttcaaaaaatatttaatcaggAAATTCTTAAGTCAACCCAATCAACAAATCATAAAAGCAATCCACTCATATCAACAtgactcttttttttatatatgatcatCTTAGTTACTGATTCAAACTCTCAAATccattgcaaatatttattttaaaaaccaaacaaaataaggAACAAAGTTAATTGTTTCccccacacccccacacttaaactatGCATTGTCCTCAATGTATGCTTAATATATagaatgcaaagaaaaagtATGAGGGTACTTACCTCCTTCATGGTGGAAGGAATGCTAGTAGGACTTCATCAGTAAAGTCATCCTGCATCGGAATGTtatcttttcccttttcaatCCTACTAAGATGGTCAACTACTAAATTATGTGCACCACTTCTGTCCTGAATAGGAGTCAACTTGTCCTTCTCGTTCTTAACCATTGGGATTCCATGTTTCTTGGGAACCACATGTCTAGGGCTCTCCCAAGTGTTGTCAGAATTGGGGTATATAATACCTGTTTGTAGCAACTTGGTGTCCTCTTTCTTTACAACCTCCATCAATTGAGGATTCAGTCTTCCTTGAGGGTGTCTCACAGGTTTAGCATCCTCCTCCAAAGTAATTTATGCATTCAAAAAGAAGGGCTAGTACCAGGAGTATCTGCTAAAGTCCAGCCTATTGCACTCTTTCACTCTTTGATAATCTATAATAGCTTTCTCCCAATATAATAGTTGTTGGGTTGATTCCTTCATCATCCTTCATATCCAAGATATAGAAATTTGcaggaaaaattaacttgtctaCTCAGACAAGCACGTCCTGAAGCACACCTACAAGGTTAATTGTGCTACGGTTGGCTAGTTGAATGACCACACCAATAGTCTTAAGAAGTCCAAGAGATATAGAAGTAAACACTGATAAAGGCATTACATTTATGGAAGCCCCTAAATATTGCATGGCATTGTAAAACTTTGAATCTCCAATAACACAAGGAACAAAAAACATACATGGATCCTTGCATTTCCATGGTATTTCAATATGATTCTTAATCAAGCTTGACACATTTCTTCCCAAATTCACAACCTCATTATCTTTAAAACGCCTTCTATTTGTGCAaagttctttcaaaaacttggcGTATTTAGGGATTTGCTTAACATGGGAATGTTGATCTCCACCTTTTTGAAAGTATTTAAGATCTCTTCGTCTAATTCCTCCATCTTTTTGTTTCTCGGCTTCAACCGATTAAGATATGGAGGAGGTGGAgaataagatgaagaagaatttttagaagaagagtTAGAAGATACTAACCTAGATTTATCAGTGGTAATCTCATGTGATGGTTAACTtggttcttcattttcatcaatatGTGTGTCTTCTTTCTCCTTATTTTCATGCTCTTGGGCTCCCTCAGAGCCTTGTACTTGCTTACCCGTTCTTAAAGTAACAACACTTACATTATGCGGGTTGATAACTATTTGTGTATCCAGTTTATTTGATTCCTTAGCCTCTAACTTATCCACCCTCTGAGTCAACTCtgcaattgatttcttgatttctgAATTTTGCTCAAGTATTGTCTTCATGAAATCTTGTAACGACATTTCAAGTTTAGATTGCTGCCTTTGTTGAGGGGGAACATAAGGTTTCATGTTCTACTGATACCTATTGGAGGATGAATCATGATAATTATAGTATGGTCTATTTCCTCCAAACATGTTTGCAGCAAAAGCTT
Coding sequences:
- the LOC111241307 gene encoding receptor-like protein 12; the protein is MSQNNLSGKIPNNISWKLFERPSISLNSNNFEGKIPQFLLQASELRLSDNKFSDLFSFTCDQRTYAMATLDLSNNQLKGQLPHCWKSVNQLVFLDLSNNKLLGKIPVSMGSLVKLKVLVLGNNNLTGELASTLKNCSNLIMLDVAENMFYGPIPSWIGESMQQLIILNMRSNHFSGDLPIQLCYLKHIQFLDLSRNMLSKGIPSCVKNLTAMTEKNINTSDTLHRIYSINITYYEIYGVNGDEYYTLNISLMWKGVEQGFKNPELKLKSIDISSNNLSGEIPKEIGYLVGLISLNLSRNNLRGEIPCEIGNLRSLDSLDLSRNHFSGKIPSALSKIDGLDKLDLSHNSLSGRIPRERHFETFDGSSFEGNNDLCGEQVRKSCPGDGDQTIVNLSKAEAMNDDEDSCFYEALYMSMGIGYFTGFWSLVGPMLLWRSWRNTYLRFLNKLTDRICDRSYRM
- the LOC106759971 gene encoding probable LRR receptor-like serine/threonine-protein kinase At1g34110 is translated as MPVTCCQHGEMMTTVEIVASGKAFDAILKQLMLPSFVSGVRIQNIWEVHSYITSLFPLQNIQHLDLSYNSFVGSHIPQLMGSLTNLRYLNLSYSDFGGNIPTQLGNLTHLLSLDLSLNYFLRGNIPYQLASFTSLTYLDLSYDILDGKLAYQFGNLSQLRYLDLSENSFSGALPFQVENLPFLQTLRLGNLPFLHTLRLGAYFLWHNLTLGGGFDVKPKDAKWLSNMSSLTHLAINGLHNPEWLQMIHSPKLRELSLVYCFLSDTHIQSLFYSRSNFSTSLSILDLSSNMLTSSTFQLLSKFCLNLQELYLSDNNIVLSSPVHSTFSSLVILDLSHNKMPSSVFQGSFNFSSKLQNLYLRNCSLRDDSFLMSAISITNFSSSLASLDLSSNMLISSSIFYWLFNSTTNLRTLELFHNMLEGPIPDGFGKVMNSLEDLDLSSNKIQGEIPSFFGNMCTLQSLDLSNNKLSGQISSFFLNSSWCNRHVFQRLWLSGNNITGRLPKSIGLLSELEGLYLDGNCLEGDVTESHLSKFSKLRDLYLSENTLSLKIVPNWYQNGFGTTCIM